One genomic window of Helicobacter canis includes the following:
- the nusA gene encoding transcription termination factor NusA — protein MEKIVDIIELIACEKGLEPKVVAQVVKDTIIKVAKKQFGEELNYIIEEDEKHRTFRLIHSVLVCADDDERITSDPHNFIALSKAKEESGSDVSINDEIHHEISLENMSRNAVNMLFSDLEYHIQRTIENQLFVSFKEMLGKLVSGQVIAIDEQENTFVEIQDIRAVLPLKNRIKGEKFKVNDTISCIVKFVRFQKDGLYVELSRTTPKMLEALLEQEVPEIKDGEVIIQKCARIPGDRAKVALFSTSPRIDPIGSSVGTRGVRINAVSRKLNGENIDCIEYAEIPEIFISKALAPAQIISVKILSNTEEEKKAQVHIMSDQKSKAIGKNGVNIRLACMLTGFEIELVELIKDKPQDSGESTPKEQKVGIDALESLFKA, from the coding sequence ATGGAGAAGATTGTAGATATTATCGAGCTTATTGCTTGTGAGAAAGGGCTAGAGCCTAAAGTCGTCGCACAAGTGGTCAAAGACACGATCATCAAAGTCGCTAAAAAGCAATTTGGCGAAGAGCTAAACTACATCATAGAAGAAGATGAGAAACACCGCACTTTTAGACTGATCCACTCTGTGCTTGTGTGTGCTGATGATGATGAGAGGATCACAAGCGATCCGCATAATTTCATCGCACTCTCAAAGGCGAAAGAAGAATCAGGGAGCGATGTGAGCATAAATGATGAAATCCACCACGAAATAAGCCTAGAAAATATGAGTAGAAATGCTGTCAATATGCTTTTTAGCGATCTTGAATACCATATCCAGCGCACTATAGAAAACCAGCTTTTTGTAAGCTTTAAAGAAATGCTAGGCAAGCTTGTAAGTGGGCAAGTCATTGCCATTGATGAGCAAGAAAACACCTTTGTAGAGATCCAAGATATACGCGCAGTTTTGCCGCTAAAAAACCGCATTAAGGGTGAGAAGTTTAAGGTCAATGACACGATTAGCTGTATTGTAAAATTTGTGCGCTTCCAAAAAGATGGGCTGTATGTCGAGCTATCACGCACCACGCCCAAAATGCTTGAAGCTCTGCTAGAGCAAGAAGTCCCAGAGATTAAAGATGGCGAAGTGATTATCCAAAAGTGCGCTAGGATCCCGGGCGATCGTGCTAAGGTCGCTCTTTTTTCCACAAGTCCAAGGATTGACCCTATCGGCTCAAGTGTGGGGACAAGGGGCGTTAGGATCAATGCTGTAAGCCGCAAGCTTAATGGTGAGAATATCGATTGCATTGAGTATGCAGAAATCCCAGAGATTTTTATCAGCAAAGCCCTAGCTCCAGCACAAATCATCTCTGTAAAAATCCTAAGCAACACCGAAGAAGAGAAAAAAGCCCAAGTGCATATAATGAGCGATCAAAAAAGTAAGGCGATTGGCAAAAATGGTGTAAATATCCGTCTAGCGTGTATGCTTACAGGATTTGAAATCGAGCTTGTAGAGCTTATCAAAGACAAGCCACAAGATAGCGGAGAATCCACGCCTAAAGAGCAAAAGGTAGGAATTGATGCGCTAGAATCACTCTTTAAGGCATAG
- the secA gene encoding preprotein translocase subunit SecA, which translates to MVKTMFSSIFGSRNDKLIRAYQKRVNAINALESTFETLSDVELQERFSALKTRVQDNGESLESVLNESFAITREAAKRTLNMRHFDVQLIGAMALHDGRIAEMKTGEGKTLVATLASALNALMGESVHIVTVNDYLANRDANEMRPLYEFLGYSVGVITASVSEEERLAMYACDIVYGTNNEFGFDYLRDNMKYDLAQKVQKSHSYAIVDEVDSILIDEARTPLIISGPVNRKMEHYTTADSVAKQMKVEEDFTIDEKNRVILITEDGIKKAEKLFKIENLYSIENASLSHHLDQALKANFLFFKDQDYVIQEGEVVIVDEFTGRLSQGRRFSEGLHQALEAKEKVAIKEESQTLADITFQNYFRLYSKLSGMTGTAQTEASEFLQIYNLEVVSIPTNLPVQRKDLNDLIYKSEREKFNAVLAKITELYAKGQPVLVGTASIEKSELLHNLLKQAKIPHTVLNAKQHTKESEIIKDAGLKGSVTIATNMAGRGVDIKIDDEVRDLGGLYIIGTERHESRRIDNQLRGRSGRQGDPGVSQFYLSLEDGLLRIFGSDKLKGIMERLGLKEGEHIESGLVTRSVQNAQKKVENLHFESRKHLLEYDDVANEQRKSVYKFRDELLDSSFDMSERVEQNRLSALQECLDQAQINAQGDMQATLQALEQILQEEFGYQNLRQELGDDIDESSLLDRVNALLQVHYEEKMAVAGESRNEIERIIYLQTLDTLWREHLYSMDTLKTGISLRGYNQKDPLVEYKKESYSLFMEFIDQVKTQAIKTLHIIQIKEPESTKAQTQEVLSDLAQTSDELHYNNQAIEQNLTQENLGGEFGGGFGAKKIARNDPCPCGSGKKYKLCHGKSGPKKGMLAR; encoded by the coding sequence ATGGTAAAAACGATGTTTAGCTCTATTTTTGGCAGTAGAAACGACAAGCTTATCCGCGCTTATCAAAAGCGTGTAAATGCTATCAATGCCCTAGAATCCACTTTTGAGACATTAAGCGATGTAGAGCTGCAAGAGCGATTTAGCGCGTTAAAAACGCGTGTGCAAGACAATGGAGAAAGCCTAGAATCTGTGCTAAATGAGAGCTTTGCTATCACCAGAGAAGCAGCCAAGCGCACGCTTAATATGCGGCATTTTGATGTGCAGCTTATCGGTGCTATGGCGTTGCACGATGGGCGCATTGCCGAGATGAAAACAGGCGAGGGGAAAACCCTTGTCGCCACGCTTGCAAGCGCGCTTAATGCGCTAATGGGTGAGAGCGTGCATATCGTAACGGTCAATGACTATCTAGCCAATCGCGATGCGAACGAAATGCGTCCGTTGTATGAGTTTTTAGGATATAGCGTGGGGGTAATCACAGCTAGCGTTAGCGAAGAGGAGCGGCTAGCGATGTATGCGTGCGATATAGTCTATGGCACGAATAATGAATTTGGCTTTGACTATCTGCGCGATAATATGAAATACGATCTTGCCCAAAAGGTGCAGAAATCCCACTCTTACGCGATTGTCGATGAGGTGGATTCTATTTTAATCGATGAGGCAAGGACACCACTTATCATCTCTGGTCCGGTTAATCGCAAAATGGAGCATTACACTACGGCGGATTCTGTGGCAAAGCAGATGAAAGTCGAAGAAGATTTTACAATCGATGAAAAAAATCGCGTGATTTTAATCACAGAAGATGGCATTAAAAAGGCGGAAAAGCTCTTCAAAATCGAGAATCTATACAGCATAGAAAATGCCAGCTTATCACACCACCTAGATCAAGCCTTGAAAGCGAATTTTCTCTTTTTCAAAGATCAAGATTATGTGATCCAAGAAGGCGAAGTGGTGATTGTCGATGAATTTACGGGGAGATTATCGCAAGGCAGGCGATTTAGCGAGGGGCTGCACCAAGCCCTAGAGGCGAAAGAAAAAGTCGCCATTAAAGAAGAGAGCCAAACGCTAGCAGATATTACTTTCCAAAATTACTTCCGCTTGTATAGCAAGCTCTCTGGTATGACAGGCACAGCCCAGACAGAAGCAAGCGAATTTCTACAAATCTACAATCTCGAAGTTGTCTCAATCCCCACAAATCTCCCCGTGCAGCGCAAAGATCTCAACGATCTAATCTACAAAAGCGAGCGCGAGAAGTTTAATGCCGTGCTTGCTAAAATCACAGAGCTTTATGCCAAGGGGCAGCCTGTGCTTGTGGGCACAGCAAGCATTGAAAAAAGCGAGCTTTTGCACAATCTCCTAAAGCAAGCCAAAATCCCCCACACCGTGCTAAATGCCAAGCAGCATACAAAGGAGTCTGAAATCATCAAAGATGCAGGGCTTAAGGGGTCAGTTACCATCGCGACAAATATGGCAGGGCGAGGCGTGGATATTAAGATTGATGATGAAGTGCGCGATCTTGGGGGGCTTTATATCATCGGCACAGAGCGGCACGAGAGCAGGCGGATCGATAATCAGCTGCGCGGGCGATCGGGGCGGCAGGGCGATCCGGGGGTGAGTCAATTCTACTTAAGCTTAGAAGATGGCTTGCTAAGGATTTTTGGTAGTGATAAGCTTAAAGGCATTATGGAGCGACTTGGGCTAAAAGAAGGCGAGCATATAGAATCTGGACTTGTTACTCGCTCTGTGCAAAATGCGCAAAAAAAGGTCGAGAATCTGCATTTTGAATCCCGCAAGCACTTACTAGAATACGATGATGTCGCTAATGAGCAGCGCAAAAGTGTCTATAAATTCCGCGATGAATTGCTGGATTCTAGCTTTGATATGAGCGAACGAGTGGAGCAAAATCGCTTAAGTGCCTTGCAAGAGTGCCTAGATCAAGCCCAGATCAACGCCCAAGGCGATATGCAAGCGACTTTACAAGCACTTGAGCAGATTCTACAAGAAGAGTTTGGCTACCAGAATCTACGCCAAGAGCTAGGCGATGATATTGATGAAAGTAGCTTGCTTGATAGGGTTAATGCGCTTTTGCAAGTGCATTATGAAGAGAAAATGGCGGTAGCAGGAGAGAGCCGCAATGAGATTGAGCGCATTATTTATCTGCAAACGCTTGATACGCTCTGGCGTGAGCATCTCTACTCAATGGATACGCTAAAGACAGGGATCTCTCTGCGAGGCTATAACCAAAAAGATCCGCTTGTGGAGTATAAAAAGGAGAGTTACAGCCTTTTTATGGAGTTTATTGATCAGGTGAAGACCCAGGCGATAAAGACTCTGCACATTATCCAAATCAAAGAGCCAGAATCCACCAAAGCCCAAACACAAGAGGTTTTAAGCGATCTAGCCCAAACAAGCGATGAGCTACACTACAATAATCAAGCCATTGAGCAGAATTTGACCCAAGAGAATTTGGGGGGAGAATTTGGAGGAGGCTTTGGAGCAAAAAAGATCGCACGCAATGATCCTTGCCCTTGCGGCAGTGGGAAAAAATACAAGCTCTGCCACGGCAAAAGCGGACCAAAAAAGGGAATGCTAGCGCGATAA
- a CDS encoding ABC transporter permease, protein MDTSNQNPLLNPTNTAASPADTSRAAAQTAQAPHITQTAQTTSKTPTHAPTLSIVKFLHKKFLRFDKSQPFISITAILAFLGIGVGVMVLIVAMAIMNGMSKEFEKRLFVMSYPLTIFSLKQQGISQELVQELEQQFPALHFSPYLYTQAVARVNGSMEAAVLFGVYPDKEARINPVFDVALPLESRQEFAKDKFSLIIGKSISDAHLLSSGDKITLFFTNLEPAGLILSPTMKRFSVAGVFSSGISGYDSAYMYANLSALAAIKKLPQGLYDGVHIYSKTPMQDKPKLREYLEQRELYHIGIEGWWERNSNLFAAMDLEKNVLFIVLMLIILMASLNIISSLLMVVMNRRKEIALLLSLGASAAEVRKSFFLLGITIGLGGIVFGVVLSGVVLFVLDTFPIITLPADVYGVSKLPLDVSVFDFCATLVGAVCIVCFSSYYPAKKAAQIDALSVLRNE, encoded by the coding sequence ATGGACACTTCTAACCAGAATCCACTTTTGAATCCTACCAATACTGCTGCTAGCCCTGCTGATACAAGCCGCGCTGCTGCCCAAACCGCCCAAGCTCCACACATTACCCAAACTGCCCAAACTACCTCCAAAACCCCTACCCACGCTCCCACGCTATCCATTGTCAAATTTCTGCATAAGAAATTTTTGCGTTTTGATAAAAGCCAGCCCTTTATCTCTATCACAGCGATTTTGGCGTTTTTGGGCATTGGGGTTGGCGTGATGGTGCTAATTGTGGCTATGGCGATTATGAATGGTATGAGCAAGGAGTTTGAGAAGCGACTCTTTGTGATGAGCTATCCGCTTACGATATTTTCACTAAAGCAGCAGGGCATTTCGCAAGAGCTGGTGCAAGAGCTTGAACAGCAGTTTCCTGCGCTACACTTTAGCCCCTATCTTTACACTCAAGCAGTTGCTAGGGTCAATGGCTCGATGGAGGCAGCGGTGCTTTTTGGCGTGTATCCAGACAAAGAAGCTAGGATAAATCCAGTGTTTGATGTGGCGTTGCCACTAGAATCTAGACAGGAGTTTGCAAAAGATAAATTTTCGCTTATCATTGGCAAATCTATAAGCGATGCGCATTTGCTATCATCAGGGGATAAAATCACGCTTTTTTTCACAAATCTTGAGCCAGCGGGGCTTATCCTTAGCCCTACTATGAAGCGATTTAGTGTAGCAGGTGTGTTTAGCTCTGGGATTAGCGGGTATGATTCTGCCTATATGTATGCCAATCTCTCTGCTCTTGCCGCTATTAAAAAGCTCCCACAAGGCTTATATGATGGTGTGCATATTTACTCTAAAACACCTATGCAAGATAAGCCAAAACTGCGTGAGTATTTGGAGCAAAGAGAGCTTTATCACATTGGTATAGAGGGATGGTGGGAGCGTAATAGCAATTTGTTTGCCGCGATGGATTTGGAGAAAAATGTTTTATTTATCGTGCTTATGCTTATTATTCTTATGGCAAGTTTAAATATCATTAGCTCGTTGCTTATGGTGGTGATGAATCGTAGGAAAGAAATCGCCTTGCTTTTAAGCCTAGGGGCTAGTGCTGCTGAAGTGCGCAAAAGCTTTTTTTTGCTTGGGATAACTATCGGGCTTGGTGGGATTGTGTTTGGCGTGGTGCTAAGTGGCGTGGTGTTGTTTGTGCTAGATACTTTTCCCATTATCACGCTGCCAGCAGATGTTTATGGGGTCAGCAAACTTCCTCTAGATGTGAGTGTGTTTGATTTTTGCGCGACTTTGGTGGGGGCGGTGTGTATTGTGTGCTTTTCATCGTATTATCCAGCCAAAAAGGCAGCCCAAATTGATGCGCTTAGCGTTTTGCGCAATGAATGA